The genomic window ATTTTGTTTCAATGTTTTTGTTGGTCGAGAGTAATTCATAATGATTCCTTATGGGCGGCAAGATATTTCTCAAGATGATATCGATCATGTTGTACAGGTTTTACGCTCTGATTTTTTGACGCAAGGCCCTATGGTTCCACAGTTTGAAGATGCTGTTGCCAGCTATTGTGGAGCGGCTCATGCCGTTGCTGTCTGTAATGCTACAGCGGCATTGCATATTGCCTGTCTGGCCTTGGGAGTCAGTCATGGTGACCGGGTCTGGACTACTCCGATGACCTTTGTTGCCAGTGCCAACTGCGCTGTTTATTGTGGTGCATCAATTGATTTTGTAGATATTGATCCTGGTACTTGCAATATGAGTGTTGCTTGTCTAGCAGAAAAGCTGGCGCGAGCAAAGGCTGTTGGAGCTTTGCCGAAAGTGGTGATTCCAGTACATCTTTGTGGGCAAAGCTGCGATATGAGGGCTATCCATGCTCTGTCGCAAGAGTTTGGATTTTCCATCATTGAGGACGCTTCTCATGCAATAGGCGGGCGTTATCTGGATATGCCCGTTGGTGGTTGCCAGTATAGTGATATAACCATATTTAGCTTTCATCCAGTCAAGATTATAACCACTGGTGAGGGTGGTATGGCTGTGACAAATAATCCTGAACTGGCAAGGCTGATGCAGCAATATCGAAGCCATGGAGTTACCAGTAATCCGGATGAAATGCTGAGGCATGGGCCGGACGAAATATGGAATTATCAACAAATCAGACTGGGGTATAACTATCGCATGACGGATGTTCAGGCTGCTTTGGGGGTGAGTCAGATGACCCGCCTGAATGAGTTTGTGCAAACTCGTCGTAATATTGCCACTGAGTATGATCAGGCTCTTGCGTGTACTCCCTTTGCCAAACTTGAACAACTTGAGGATACGTGTTCAAGTTATCACCTTTATCCGATTCGGATTGATCAGCAG from Laribacter hongkongensis DSM 14985 includes these protein-coding regions:
- the pseC gene encoding UDP-4-amino-4,6-dideoxy-N-acetyl-beta-L-altrosamine transaminase, translating into MIPYGRQDISQDDIDHVVQVLRSDFLTQGPMVPQFEDAVASYCGAAHAVAVCNATAALHIACLALGVSHGDRVWTTPMTFVASANCAVYCGASIDFVDIDPGTCNMSVACLAEKLARAKAVGALPKVVIPVHLCGQSCDMRAIHALSQEFGFSIIEDASHAIGGRYLDMPVGGCQYSDITIFSFHPVKIITTGEGGMAVTNNPELARLMQQYRSHGVTSNPDEMLRHGPDEIWNYQQIRLGYNYRMTDVQAALGVSQMTRLNEFVQTRRNIATEYDQALACTPFAKLEQLEDTCSSYHLYPIRIDQQRCGKNQRQVYDFLLKQGIRVNLHYIPVYRQPFFEAMGFSVGYCPEAERYYREAISLPIYSSLKPEQQQYVIEVLRGALSV